One genomic segment of Francisella persica ATCC VR-331 includes these proteins:
- the hisS gene encoding histidine--tRNA ligase, translating to MSKLTIIRGFNDVLPLDSYKWQFLESKIKLILDRYKYNETRLPVVEKSELFHRSIGETSDIVSKETYDFQDRNGDSLTLRPEGTAGCIRMVIENNLATRGQTQKLWYCGPMFRYERPQKGRYRQFYQLGVEAYGFDGIAIDLEIIAVAWNLFKDLGISEYVTLELNSLGLSLNRQEYIQALLEYLKPYHAELDEDSIKRLDKNPLRILDSKIDKTQKILANSPKLIDFIDQDLRLRFKQTCQYLDALGVVYKINQNLVRGLDYYNGLVFEWTTDKLGSQSAICAGGRYDSLIENLGGQKTAAIGFAIGMERLLLLLEDLGKLPKQDNLCGVFFLLDSNQIHRSLVIVENIRQELPQLKIDMDLKFGSFKSQFKKAYKSGAKIAIIIGQDELDNGFAIIKYLQQDREQQQVAFNDLINFLKKIEVYEIT from the coding sequence ATGAGTAAGCTTACTATTATTCGTGGATTTAATGATGTACTGCCGCTTGATAGTTATAAATGGCAATTCTTAGAATCAAAAATAAAGCTCATACTTGATAGATATAAATATAACGAAACAAGGTTACCTGTTGTTGAGAAAAGTGAACTGTTTCACAGAAGTATTGGTGAAACTTCTGACATAGTTTCAAAAGAGACTTATGACTTTCAGGATCGTAATGGTGATAGTCTCACGTTACGTCCAGAAGGAACAGCTGGTTGTATCAGAATGGTTATTGAAAATAATTTAGCTACTCGAGGTCAGACACAGAAGCTATGGTATTGTGGTCCCATGTTTCGCTATGAGCGTCCACAAAAAGGTCGTTATAGACAATTTTATCAGCTTGGAGTCGAAGCTTATGGCTTCGATGGTATAGCTATTGATTTAGAGATTATTGCTGTTGCATGGAATCTTTTCAAAGACCTTGGAATTTCTGAGTATGTAACTTTAGAGTTAAATAGCCTTGGTTTGAGCCTTAACAGACAAGAGTATATTCAAGCGCTACTAGAATACCTAAAACCATATCATGCTGAGCTTGATGAAGACTCTATCAAGAGGTTGGATAAGAATCCTCTAAGAATATTAGATTCTAAGATAGATAAGACACAAAAAATCTTAGCAAATTCACCTAAACTTATTGATTTTATAGATCAAGATCTACGATTGAGATTTAAGCAAACTTGCCAATATTTAGATGCTTTAGGTGTTGTGTATAAGATAAATCAAAATCTTGTTAGAGGTTTAGATTATTATAATGGTTTAGTTTTTGAATGGACTACTGACAAGCTTGGCTCACAAAGCGCAATCTGTGCAGGTGGTCGTTACGATAGTCTAATAGAAAACCTTGGTGGTCAGAAAACAGCTGCTATAGGTTTTGCTATAGGGATGGAGCGCTTGCTACTATTATTAGAAGATTTAGGTAAATTGCCTAAACAAGACAACCTTTGTGGTGTGTTTTTTTTATTAGACAGTAATCAGATTCATCGATCTTTAGTTATAGTTGAGAATATTCGCCAAGAGCTTCCTCAGCTTAAAATAGATATGGATCTAAAATTCGGTAGCTTCAAATCACAATTTAAGAAAGCTTATAAATCTGGAGCTAAAATTGCTATAATAATTGGACAAGATGAGTTAGATAATGGGTTTGCTATTATAAAATATCTTCAGCAAGACAGAGAACAACAACAAGTTGCTTTTAATGACTTAATTAATTTTTTAAAAAAGATAGAGGTATATGAAATTACATAA
- a CDS encoding MFS transporter, whose translation MKLHNIKGYDWIVVGLSSFLLIDKYIMNVSPSLITNELMSSFSINATKMSAMVSLFLWSVVFCQFFVAGPIIDKLGFRKVSFFSLVLSAVGLLLFVLSADIHSFALGCISRLMIGIGASFATVGYIKAAAVWFDPRKFAFVCSFLMTAAMTGALLGQVPLVYLIELTGSWHRALISYACFSIVIALLYLALVRDYNPDASYANQTKGNIETLTGINKVFLNKNNWYLTLYTGLTFTTIDVFGGIWGNNYFRELYSIPAKDASYIVSMMFLGLAIGSPIIGKLSEKFNNRVGIMVVFHIIATISLAVVLKFKLTPIISGVLLFIFGFCLGIYMLAFAIGNRINPVVVAATVAALINTGEPLLGALFDLLIGHLLDLTWAGQYIDVQNHISTIALEGAHRYFHINAYQHAFLILVFSMIISFFLLILVKDKEVK comes from the coding sequence ATGAAATTACATAATATAAAAGGTTATGATTGGATTGTAGTTGGGTTAAGCTCATTTCTACTAATTGATAAATATATAATGAATGTTTCTCCTAGCTTGATTACTAATGAGCTAATGAGTAGCTTTTCAATAAATGCTACTAAAATGAGTGCAATGGTCTCGCTATTTTTATGGTCTGTAGTGTTTTGTCAGTTTTTTGTTGCAGGACCTATCATTGATAAGTTAGGATTTAGAAAAGTAAGTTTTTTCTCATTAGTATTGTCTGCAGTGGGGTTATTATTATTTGTGTTATCTGCAGATATCCATAGTTTTGCATTAGGGTGTATCTCAAGACTAATGATAGGTATCGGAGCTTCGTTTGCAACAGTTGGCTATATTAAAGCAGCTGCAGTATGGTTTGATCCACGCAAGTTTGCTTTTGTGTGTAGCTTTCTGATGACAGCAGCAATGACAGGTGCTTTGCTAGGCCAAGTGCCACTAGTTTATCTAATTGAGCTTACAGGTTCATGGCATAGAGCATTAATTAGTTATGCTTGTTTTAGTATTGTTATAGCACTTTTATATTTAGCTTTAGTCAGAGACTATAACCCTGATGCTTCATATGCAAATCAAACAAAAGGTAATATTGAAACACTTACTGGAATAAATAAAGTTTTTTTAAATAAAAATAACTGGTATCTTACTTTATATACTGGTCTTACTTTTACCACAATAGACGTTTTTGGTGGAATTTGGGGTAATAACTATTTTAGAGAGTTATATAGTATCCCAGCAAAAGATGCATCCTATATTGTTTCGATGATGTTTTTAGGCCTTGCGATTGGTTCACCTATAATTGGTAAGCTCTCAGAGAAATTTAATAATAGAGTTGGGATTATGGTTGTCTTTCATATTATCGCAACAATTTCACTAGCTGTAGTTCTAAAATTTAAGCTTACACCAATAATATCTGGAGTTTTACTATTTATTTTTGGCTTTTGCTTAGGTATATATATGCTAGCTTTTGCGATTGGGAATCGTATAAATCCAGTGGTGGTTGCTGCAACAGTAGCTGCCTTGATAAATACTGGTGAGCCTTTATTAGGTGCTTTATTTGATCTATTAATAGGTCATTTATTAGATTTGACATGGGCAGGTCAGTATATAGATGTGCAAAATCATATTAGTACTATAGCTTTAGAAGGAGCACATAGATATTTTCATATAAATGCTTATCAACATGCTTTTTTAATACTTGTATTTAGCATGATCATATCATTCTTCTTGCTGATTTTAGTAAAAGATAAAGAAGTTAAATAG
- the zapE gene encoding cell division protein ZapE yields MKLENIYLQRIRELDLRVDSLQLEAIRRLQEIVNQLNSKKNYKLRLFNKSFYPCIKGLYMWGGVGRGKTFVMDIFYNNLTIKNKKRQHFSHFMKNIHTQLRKYQGEKKLISKVAYDMAKQTQVICFDEFFVEDIADAMILGSIFTELFKFGVVLVATSNIEPEKLYKNGLQRELFLPAIDILLKNVDVLNLDSGVDYRFRLPTEYLNYLYPYNEHNRKNFFDKFFLRNSYFDKDLSIRVLARDIPTILLSHRDVCFDFKVICGDGRSAHDYIEICDTYEQLFIYNIVGFYHHNEDMARRFIALIDEFYDQNKKVVILANCDFKDLYNGERLKFEFKRTISRLNDMQNSQFGVIDE; encoded by the coding sequence ATGAAACTCGAAAATATTTATCTTCAAAGAATTCGTGAACTTGACTTAAGAGTAGATTCTTTGCAACTTGAGGCTATTAGACGGTTGCAAGAAATAGTAAATCAACTCAATTCAAAAAAAAATTATAAGTTGAGGTTGTTTAACAAATCTTTTTATCCTTGTATCAAAGGATTATATATGTGGGGTGGTGTAGGTCGTGGTAAGACCTTTGTAATGGATATCTTTTATAATAACCTCACAATAAAGAATAAAAAAAGGCAGCACTTTTCACATTTTATGAAAAACATTCATACGCAACTTAGAAAATATCAGGGGGAAAAAAAACTAATTTCAAAAGTTGCTTATGACATGGCGAAACAAACACAAGTTATATGTTTTGATGAATTCTTTGTTGAAGATATTGCTGATGCTATGATCTTAGGTAGCATTTTTACCGAGTTATTTAAGTTTGGTGTGGTGTTGGTAGCAACCTCAAACATAGAGCCAGAAAAACTTTATAAGAATGGTTTGCAACGCGAATTGTTCTTACCTGCTATCGATATTTTACTTAAAAATGTTGATGTACTAAATTTAGATTCTGGGGTTGATTATAGGTTTCGTTTGCCTACTGAGTATCTAAATTATCTCTATCCATACAATGAGCATAATCGTAAAAATTTCTTTGATAAATTCTTCCTTAGAAATAGTTATTTTGATAAAGATCTTAGTATACGAGTCTTAGCTAGGGATATTCCAACAATATTGCTAAGTCATAGAGATGTTTGTTTTGATTTTAAGGTTATTTGTGGTGATGGTAGAAGTGCTCATGATTATATAGAAATTTGTGATACATATGAACAGCTTTTTATCTATAATATAGTTGGGTTTTATCATCATAATGAAGATATGGCTAGACGCTTTATTGCATTAATAGATGAGTTTTATGATCAGAATAAAAAGGTTGTGATTCTTGCTAATTGTGATTTTAAGGACTTGTATAATGGCGAAAGACTCAAGTTTGAGTTTAAACGGACTATAAGCCGATTAAATGATATGCAGAACTCACAGTTTGGAGTTATAGATGAATAA
- a CDS encoding RluA family pseudouridine synthase: MNKVEFIEVTDDVIDQRIDNFLLSRFSQLPKSLIYRWIRKGQLRVNKKRVKQTSRVREGDIVRVPPFSLEEGAKSIKVSQSHLDFLEQRILYENDEYIIVDKPSGMAVHGGSGVNSGLVERLRQLRPKVRRLDLVHRLDKETSGCVLLAKKHSSLVYFFDIFKQRKVNKVYYAIVHGYWDKKITTIDLPLKRIKTKDDQRVVKVDNKDGKQALTKIVSIRHLQGGFSLLEIKLETGRTHQIRVHTKAIGHPIVADKKYGFATKDQLLLDKGIDKLLLHAGNLEFYDEKQNKQISVTAALDSRFEKFMQE; this comes from the coding sequence ATGAATAAGGTTGAGTTTATTGAGGTTACAGATGATGTCATAGACCAGCGTATTGATAACTTTCTGTTAAGTAGATTTTCTCAGCTACCTAAATCTTTAATTTATCGCTGGATTCGTAAAGGTCAACTACGTGTAAATAAAAAAAGAGTTAAGCAGACATCACGCGTAAGAGAGGGAGATATTGTAAGAGTACCACCATTTAGTTTAGAAGAAGGTGCTAAATCAATAAAAGTCTCACAGTCACATCTAGATTTCTTGGAACAGCGTATTCTTTATGAGAATGATGAATATATAATAGTTGATAAACCATCAGGCATGGCAGTACATGGTGGCTCTGGAGTTAATTCAGGATTAGTTGAGCGTTTAAGGCAGCTACGTCCTAAAGTTAGACGTTTAGACTTAGTGCATAGGCTTGATAAAGAAACATCTGGGTGTGTACTTTTAGCAAAAAAACATAGCTCTTTGGTATATTTCTTTGATATCTTCAAGCAACGCAAAGTTAATAAGGTTTATTATGCGATAGTTCATGGCTACTGGGATAAAAAAATCACTACAATAGATTTACCTTTAAAAAGAATCAAAACTAAAGATGATCAAAGAGTTGTTAAAGTTGATAATAAAGATGGGAAACAGGCTTTAACTAAGATTGTATCAATTCGGCATTTACAAGGAGGCTTTAGTCTACTTGAGATAAAACTAGAAACAGGTAGAACTCATCAAATTAGAGTGCATACAAAAGCTATCGGTCATCCTATTGTTGCAGATAAGAAATATGGCTTTGCTACTAAAGATCAATTGTTGTTAGACAAGGGAATTGATAAGCTATTATTACATGCTGGTAATTTAGAGTTCTATGATGAAAAGCAAAACAAGCAAATATCAGTAACAGCAGCTTTAGATTCTAGATTTGAAAAATTTATGCAAGAGTAG
- a CDS encoding MFS transporter: MEQGIYNIRGYAWIIIILSSFLLFDKYVMQVFPSLITDDMMSSFGTNATQTGALGSAFFWSIIICQLFLAGPILDKFGFRLINSISITISATGIILFIVAANLGSLSMAYIARITTGLGVSFATISYLKAVSVWFEPRKFAFAASFLATAAMIGALCAQAPLAYLITLCGDWKTAMLLFSVASLLIAVVYYIVVRDFNPKQPGASSPSNQIKTLYALKEVIKNKNNWLLTFYVGLSFTAVDAFAGFWGNAYFREAYHISREEAASIISMIFIGMAIGSPIIGKLSEILDSRKEVMIFFHIIGTIALSFVLLTKTSATISAIMLFIFGLCLGIYMLSFAIGNLINPIVITATVAAFINTGEPLLGAIFDPLIGYFLDWSWTGKYINKTGEIVSQYTSSADIKYFELNSYHFAFTTLVASMIASLVILIMIKDNKD; this comes from the coding sequence ATGGAACAAGGGATATATAATATACGTGGCTATGCATGGATAATAATAATACTTAGCTCATTTTTACTATTTGACAAGTATGTAATGCAAGTATTTCCAAGTCTAATCACTGATGATATGATGTCTAGCTTTGGTACTAATGCTACACAAACAGGAGCTTTAGGTTCAGCATTTTTTTGGTCTATAATTATCTGCCAACTCTTTTTAGCTGGACCAATTCTCGATAAATTTGGCTTTAGACTAATTAACTCAATTTCAATCACAATTTCTGCCACTGGCATTATATTATTTATTGTTGCAGCAAACTTAGGTAGTCTAAGTATGGCATACATCGCAAGGATAACCACTGGTTTAGGTGTATCCTTTGCTACTATATCCTATCTCAAAGCTGTCTCAGTGTGGTTTGAACCACGCAAATTTGCTTTTGCTGCGAGTTTCCTTGCTACAGCAGCAATGATTGGTGCGCTATGTGCCCAAGCTCCGCTAGCTTATCTAATAACACTCTGTGGTGATTGGAAAACAGCTATGCTACTATTTTCTGTAGCTAGCTTACTGATTGCTGTAGTTTACTATATTGTTGTGCGCGATTTTAATCCTAAACAACCAGGAGCTAGCTCGCCTAGTAATCAGATAAAAACTCTATATGCTCTTAAAGAAGTCATCAAAAATAAAAATAACTGGCTCTTGACATTTTATGTCGGCTTAAGCTTTACGGCAGTTGATGCTTTTGCTGGTTTCTGGGGTAATGCTTATTTCAGAGAAGCATATCATATCTCAAGAGAAGAAGCTGCTAGTATAATCTCGATGATTTTTATCGGTATGGCTATTGGATCGCCAATTATTGGCAAATTATCTGAAATCCTTGATAGTAGAAAAGAAGTGATGATATTCTTTCATATAATTGGTACTATAGCACTCAGCTTTGTTTTATTGACAAAAACAAGCGCTACAATATCAGCAATAATGTTGTTTATCTTTGGTCTATGTTTAGGAATCTATATGCTTTCATTTGCTATAGGAAACCTTATAAATCCTATAGTAATAACAGCAACTGTTGCTGCTTTCATAAATACAGGTGAACCTTTATTAGGTGCAATATTTGACCCACTTATAGGATATTTCCTAGATTGGTCATGGACTGGCAAGTACATAAATAAAACAGGAGAAATTGTTTCTCAATATACTAGTTCTGCTGATATTAAATACTTTGAATTAAACTCATACCATTTTGCATTTACAACTCTAGTTGCAAGTATGATTGCTTCGCTTGTAATATTAATTATGATAAAAGATAATAAAGATTAA
- a CDS encoding ATP synthase subunit I: protein MLANIRIYTKKIILLQLILALVGYFVTLVFYGHVYANSLLIGSLTMFLANFVFFFRLLINKQFSPWAEIVIFYLSELLKLSTIALLTILLAIYIKPKLFSYIFGLVLLQLTVCFYAYLVQKVR, encoded by the coding sequence ATGTTAGCAAATATTAGGATTTATACCAAAAAAATTATTTTACTTCAATTAATATTGGCATTAGTTGGTTATTTTGTTACTTTAGTATTTTATGGTCATGTTTATGCTAATTCACTTTTAATAGGATCATTAACAATGTTTTTAGCTAATTTTGTGTTTTTTTTCAGACTACTTATAAATAAGCAGTTCAGCCCATGGGCTGAAATAGTGATATTTTATCTTAGCGAGCTTCTGAAACTAAGCACTATAGCACTGCTGACGATATTGTTAGCAATTTATATAAAACCGAAATTATTTTCTTACATTTTTGGTTTAGTTTTGTTACAATTAACTGTGTGTTTTTATGCCTATCTTGTTCAAAAGGTGAGATAG
- the atpB gene encoding F0F1 ATP synthase subunit A — protein sequence MANTEAGSQVATEYVQHHLHHWQVSLGQGAFWQLDVDSLLVSVILGVAFILAMFLAARKARAGVPSRFQNMVEAVWEWMDGMVAENYHYKRDFVTPLALTIFIWVVLMNLMDLLPVDLFGWIISFFNTSHEAYFRIVPTADPNVTFALSIAVFFLVIFYNLKAKGFGLVKEVLSSPFGVWLFPLNIFFRLVDEIVKPISLSLRLFGNIFAGELIFILIALLPWWFQWTLGGIWAIFHILIVLIQAFVFMMLTVVYLNMAQEAH from the coding sequence ATGGCAAATACAGAAGCGGGCTCTCAAGTTGCTACTGAATATGTGCAGCACCACTTGCATCACTGGCAAGTAAGCTTAGGTCAAGGTGCTTTTTGGCAGCTTGATGTTGATTCACTATTGGTGAGTGTCATACTTGGAGTTGCATTTATACTAGCTATGTTTTTAGCAGCTAGAAAGGCTAGAGCAGGTGTTCCTAGTAGATTTCAGAATATGGTCGAAGCTGTGTGGGAATGGATGGATGGAATGGTTGCTGAAAATTACCATTACAAAAGAGATTTTGTTACACCGTTGGCACTTACTATCTTTATTTGGGTGGTGTTGATGAATTTGATGGACTTACTTCCTGTTGATCTTTTTGGTTGGATAATTAGTTTCTTTAATACTAGCCACGAAGCTTATTTCAGGATTGTGCCTACTGCTGATCCTAATGTTACTTTTGCCTTGTCAATAGCTGTTTTCTTTCTAGTAATTTTTTATAATCTTAAGGCAAAGGGTTTTGGACTAGTTAAAGAAGTGTTAAGCTCACCTTTTGGTGTTTGGTTATTTCCTTTAAATATCTTTTTTAGACTGGTTGACGAAATAGTTAAGCCAATTTCGTTGTCACTGCGTTTGTTTGGTAATATTTTTGCGGGAGAGCTTATATTTATCCTTATAGCTTTATTGCCATGGTGGTTCCAGTGGACTCTTGGTGGTATATGGGCAATATTCCATATCCTAATTGTTTTAATACAGGCTTTTGTATTTATGATGCTAACTGTTGTCTATTTAAATATGGCACAGGAAGCTCACTAG
- a CDS encoding F0F1 ATP synthase subunit B, with amino-acid sequence MDMSLQVLGNLNGLTAIAVALLISLPALGTAIGFGVLGGKYLEGVARQPELGGMLLGRMFIVAAFVDAFAAISIAIGFLVLYANPLAIPGLAEAAQKVIGA; translated from the coding sequence ATGGATATGTCTTTACAGGTTTTAGGAAACTTAAATGGTTTGACAGCAATTGCAGTAGCTTTACTGATATCATTACCGGCTTTAGGAACAGCTATAGGTTTTGGTGTTTTAGGTGGTAAATATCTTGAAGGCGTTGCGCGCCAACCTGAATTAGGTGGAATGCTACTTGGTCGTATGTTTATTGTTGCGGCTTTCGTTGATGCATTCGCTGCTATCTCAATAGCAATTGGTTTCTTAGTTCTTTATGCAAATCCTCTAGCAATTCCTGGCTTGGCTGAAGCAGCTCAGAAAGTAATTGGTGCATAA
- a CDS encoding F0F1 ATP synthase subunit B: MDINITLIGQMITFAIFVGFTMKFVWPPLRKALEERREKIAEGLASADRASREREVAKRQSAEILREAKAKATEIVENAYVRAHKVDEQAKEEAIAAADKIKSMAIAEIEQEKIKAKEQLKQELVSLAIAAASKIIAVSVDEEASRKVLEDFLEKV, from the coding sequence ATGGATATTAATATAACTCTAATAGGGCAAATGATAACATTTGCAATCTTTGTTGGATTTACAATGAAGTTTGTATGGCCTCCGCTACGTAAGGCTTTAGAAGAGCGTAGAGAAAAGATCGCTGAAGGTCTAGCATCTGCTGATAGAGCATCTAGAGAGCGAGAGGTTGCTAAAAGACAATCTGCAGAGATTTTGCGTGAAGCTAAGGCTAAGGCAACTGAAATAGTTGAAAATGCTTATGTAAGGGCCCATAAGGTTGATGAGCAAGCAAAAGAGGAGGCTATTGCGGCTGCTGATAAGATCAAAAGTATGGCTATTGCTGAAATAGAGCAAGAAAAGATTAAAGCAAAAGAGCAACTTAAGCAAGAACTTGTTAGTCTAGCTATAGCAGCTGCTAGCAAAATCATAGCAGTAAGTGTTGATGAAGAAGCTAGTAGAAAAGTTTTAGAAGACTTTTTAGAAAAAGTATAA
- a CDS encoding F0F1 ATP synthase subunit delta: MTNISVIAKPYAKAAFEFANEHNLLRQWSKLLKTFSELIKDSSVAEIISNPIMSQIEIINAFKKQLDESFLNFLTLIAENKKLSIMPEIANQFESIKNIHNNIKVADVTLAYATNKNILDGLKASLERRFCCTIDMHINIDPAIVGGVVVKVGDTVIDSSVSGHLDKLKSILLS, from the coding sequence ATGACAAATATAAGTGTGATTGCGAAACCATATGCTAAAGCAGCATTTGAGTTTGCAAATGAACATAACCTACTACGACAATGGTCTAAGTTGCTTAAAACATTTTCTGAGTTAATCAAAGATAGCTCTGTGGCTGAAATTATATCTAATCCTATTATGTCTCAGATTGAGATTATCAATGCTTTTAAAAAACAATTGGATGAAAGCTTTTTAAATTTTCTTACTTTGATAGCTGAAAATAAAAAGTTGTCAATAATGCCAGAAATAGCAAACCAATTTGAGTCTATTAAAAATATCCATAACAATATTAAAGTGGCTGATGTTACTTTAGCTTATGCTACAAATAAAAACATCTTGGATGGCTTGAAAGCTAGTTTGGAGAGGAGATTTTGCTGCACTATTGATATGCATATAAATATCGATCCAGCGATAGTTGGTGGGGTAGTGGTCAAGGTTGGAGATACAGTTATTGATAGTTCAGTATCTGGCCATTTAGATAAATTAAAAAGTATTTTGTTATCATAA